In one window of Gadus chalcogrammus isolate NIFS_2021 chromosome 12, NIFS_Gcha_1.0, whole genome shotgun sequence DNA:
- the LOC130393027 gene encoding lipoprotein lipase → MKGWPVRCLYFLVLNAAVQSVTSLEEELSDSIFGNFLDPLKDLFEPRELESNATAVRFSLRKPSMPEDDLCYLTPGKPESLAACSFNSTSKTFLVIHGWTVSGMFESWVSKLVSALYRREHTANVIVVDWLGTAQNHYIVAAQSTRLVGQEIAGFIDWIEETTNMPLENLHLIGYSLGAHVAGFAGSHSTNKVGRITGLDPAGPDFEGQHAHRRLSPDDAHFVDVLHTFTRGSLGLSIGIQQPVGHVDIYPNGGGFQPGCNLRGALEKIANYGLFAITDAVKCEHERSIHLFIDSLLNEQTASKAYRCGSNQMFDRGMCLSCRKSRCNTVGYDISKVRKARNVQMYTKTRASMPFRVYHYQLKIHFSSKVNRSDIEPSLTVSLYGTKGDAENLELKLKEKIATNKTHSFLLVTEQDIGDLLMLKFRWEEDNGWSASSMLKMVSSWWSGDPDSSDMAVHRIRVRVGETQQKLVLCVKDPEALSLTQEITFVKCRADWRKTGANSGTPKRFTLENH, encoded by the exons ATGAAAGGGTGGCCGGTTCGATGTCTTTACTTTCTGGTGTTGAACGCAGCTGTGCAGAGTGTGACGTCCTTGGAAGAAGAACTCAGCGATTCTATTTTTG GAAACTTCCTGGATCCTTTGAAAGACCTGTTTGAGCCGAGAGAGTTGGAGAGCAATGCCACCGCGGTTAGGTTCTCCCTTCGCAAGCCCTCCATGCCAGAGGATGACCTCTGCTACCTCACCCCTGGCAAGCCTGAATCCCTGGCGGCCTGCAGCTTCAACTCCACCTCCAAAACCTTCCTAGTGATCCACGGATGGACG GTCAGCGGGATGTTTGAGAGCTGGGTGTCGAAGCTGGTGTCGGCGCTGTACCGTCGAGAGCACACAGCCAACGTGATCGTGGTGGACTGGCTGGGCACGGCGCAGAACCACTACATCGTGGCGGCCCAGAGCACCCGGCTGGTGGGCCAGGAGATCGCCGGCTTCATCGACTGGATCGAG GAGACCACCAACATGCCCCTTGAGAACCTCCACCTCATCGGCTACAGCCTGGGGGCCCACGTGGCCGGGTTCGCGGGGAGCCACTCCACCAACAAAGTGGGCAGGATCACAG GTCTGGATCCGGCCGGCCCTGACTTTGAGGGCCAACACGCCCACCGGCGCCTCTCCCCGGACGACGCTCACTTCGTGGACGTCCTCCACACCTTCACCCGGGGCTCCCTGGGCCTAAGCATCGGCATCCAGCAGCCGGTGGGCCACGTGGACATCTACCCCAACGGCGGAGGCTTCCAGCCGGGCTGCAACCTGCGCGGCGCCCTGGAGAAGATCGCTAACTATGGATTGTTTG cCATCACGGACGCCGTGAAGTGTGAGCACGAGCGTTCCATCCACCTGTTCATCGACTCCCTGCTGAACGAGCAGACGGCGTCCAAGGCCTATCGCTGCGGCAGCAACCAGATGTTCGACCGCGGCATGTGCCTCAGCTGCCGCAAGAGCCGCTGCAACACGGTGGGCTACGACATCAGCAAGGTCCGCAAGGCCCGCAACGTCCAGATGTACACCAAGACCCGGGCCTCCATGCCCTTCAGAG TGTACCACTACCAGCTGAAGATTCACTTCTCCAGCAAGGTGAACCGCTCGGACATAGAGCCTTCCCTCACGGTCTCGTTGTACGGAACCAAAGGAGACGCAGAGAACCTGGAACTCAAACT GAAAGAGAAGATTGCGACCAATAAGACCCACTCGTTCCTTCTGGTGACGGAGCAGGACATTGGGGACCTCCTGATGCTCAAGTTCCGATGGGAGGAGGACAACGGCTGGTCTGCCTCCAGCATGCTGAAGATGGTGTCTTCCTGGTGGTCCGGGGACCCCGACAGCTCCGACATGGCGGTTCACAGGATCCGGGTCCGAGTTGGCGAGACCCAGCAAAA GCTGGTGCTGTGCGTTAAAGACCCAGAGGCTCTCAGTCTGACACAGGAAATCACGTTTGTCAAATGTAGGGCTGACTGGAGGAAGACGGGGGCTAACAGCGGCACGCCCAAACG ATTTACCCTAGAGAACCACTAA